From the Labrus mixtus chromosome 10, fLabMix1.1, whole genome shotgun sequence genome, the window CGAAGCAGGGCTCCTCAAAGCCTGCTGGCCGCTCTCATCTCTTTGGGAACAATGCATCAACGAACGGGAACAGGATGGAGAGCAAACTAGCCCAGGTGTTAGAGGGGGAGATATCGAAAACAGAAAGTGGGGCATCAGATATTACTCCCAGTGACAAATTGGAAGGCATGGTCGCGTCTATTCTTTCGGGCCAGGGCGACGGGGGAGGCGATAAGtttgagaagaaaacaaacggAACCAAAGGGGAGTCGCCTACTAAAGCAAAAGCTGCCTccataaaacaaaagaagagtaGCCCAAAGAAGCCAGCGAAAGAGAAGTCACTAACGGGATCATCAAAGAAGACTGCGGGAAAGAAGAAGCAAGACACAGAAAACACTCCAACCAAAGCGTCTCCCCAAAAGAAGGtaattaatttttctttttcttcaaaacaaTCCCCaattgcaataaataaataaacaaataaataagacaACTATGGTCACATATAGTTCAATTTTATCACATTAATCCGCAGTTGTGTGACTGATGATTTAACTTTCAAGGGCCTATTGTGAGTCTGTAACATGTTCTTCATCACCATGAAAGCTTTGTGATCAATAACCTCCGATACAGCATGCTCACACTGTCCCCTGTGTATTTCAGCAGAAGAAACAATGTGCACCTGTGCTGGAGCAGAATCTATTAGCTGGAAAACATTCTCCTCCGAGTAAGGAGCCGACTCAAAGGGACAAGATCAGCCCCAACAAGGTGGTCAAACCAACCCCCAAGAAAGCAGGTAAGGTGTTTTGTTTGGCATATGTCATTGACATAGACAGTCCTGTATGTTTGTAATAGACGTCACAGTTGTTCCCCTGACATGGACACATTTGTGACATCTATAACAATCTCTGTAATGCTTTCAGCTGTGTCAGACATGAAGTCTTTTATTGTGCTTACAGTTAGATTAAAGTGGGATCTCACAGCTTTACTTTGTTAGATAAATAGCCTGCAGTCAGCCTCAATAGTACAGTAGATTGTGTataaagcagacagaaaaaatgtgACACATCTTGTCTGTGTGGCATTTTTTGATGTCTCTCTCATATATCTTTGCATTGAAGCTGGTGTGTGCGTGTAACgattaaatgtgattttaatcAGTTGCAGATTGCCGCAGCAGTCCTCAGAGTGTTGAGACACAAGCGTCTCTAAACAGTTCTGCTGTATCCAGCAAGGAGGCCGACGCCACAGAGAACTCCTTCCCGAGACTAAGGAGAGGACGACGGCGAGCAGATGAGGCTCGACTTGACCTCTGGGGCTTTGCGACGCCTTCCCCTCCGCCCCCGCCAATGCCTCCTCCCCCAGCTTCTCTGTCGCCCCCTCAATCCCCCATCCAGCCAGCCCGCCGTCCGAGAGGGAGGCCTCGGTCCAACCCTCTGCCAGAGCGAGCATCCCATGGCAAAGGCAAGAGTGGCAGTACAGAGGGTGAAACGCCCGCTAATAAGAAACGCCGGCGATGTCGTAGTAAAAAGTACCAGACGGGAGATTACATCACTGAGAGAGACAAGCTGGAGGACGGGAAGCACCACGAAGAGTCCGACCCcatgagagaggacagtggaacTCCAGCAGGTACAGAGTTTGAATCTGGAGATCAGTCCGTTTTTTAATTAACATGAATAGTCAAATTGAGTAGGACTCTAAACATGAGTGCTGTATCTTAATATTCTTTTGCAATTCAggccaaaaaatgaaaatgtgagtgAGTCGTTGATTGatagacatttttttgtctgagctgcaattttaaatcattcaattaagttaattaacaaaaaaatgcaacttCATTGATAAAGGATTAATAGTCAAAGCAGTTTCCAGCAAAAATGAGTACACAAATAATTCTCAGTTCCTTCAGGGTTTTGATTGAACTTTGTGTTGATTACATGTCTTCACATTTGTAGCCACtgtacagacaaaaaaagacattcacaTTTATCAACTTGCGCTATTGGAAATAAGGATGATCGTTTAGATATGAATGCAgtttccttacattttaataaagcaAACTATGAATtcatcagtatttaaaaaaaatcatgttcaaCCCCAGTGATAATGAAAACTACAAtacatcatgtgtttttaataatacaaCTGCTTTTAAGTCCTTTGACCACAAAACATGAGCTGGTAAGAACATCACCAATAAGCCTGAATGAGTTCTTCTAGTAATACCATtccccaaaataaacaaataaaatgtgtctttaatccTTTAGTGGCTGCTGACCAGATTAAGAAGAATAATCACAATTAAAATGTTGAGATAAAACCAAAATctaacaaaagacaaagattGTGAGGACAAGAATTCATTCAGTTAGCAACTTATATTCAAGGAATTGGGCAGGGGCAGTAGGGACATGTTCTGTTCAATATCCAGCTCCTTCTGAATTGTCTCTCTCAGTAATTGTGTCTGGaatttgaaatataaaacatgggTGTCTGAATGCACGTCCAACCTGCAGAGGTTATGAGACAGCTGTCACCGTTTGTCTCTGTTAACACAGACTCCAGACTGCAGTTGATTTCATACACTTCACTGATAGATCTGAGAGTTATGTGGAGTAACAACAGGCTATATGACCAAATGTCCCTATGTCGCTTCATGTATGCAAATACTTTGACGCAGATAGAAATCTATCAAATATGTTCATGTTGAGAATTTACAGAATGCTGAGTACACGACTGCAAAAAGCAGAGGGCAATATATCATAGACAGCATTTAGCACATTTTAGCATATAACATGGGTAAGCCAAAGAACATTGTTTTGAAAGACTCTATTATCtgtggttttgttgttgttgttttatttctcaaaaaGGCACCAAACATatgtgctgctctgtgtttggATAAGCAGTTGATAATGAGCAGAATCAGTGCATCCCAGACAAAATGGAAGAAATTCTAAGATTGTTTTTGTCCACCTATTAGATACCGGTCGGCATAACCTCAGATGTAATTTGTCATTACAGATCCACAGGAACAGGAGTGTCTGAGTCCAGCTGCCTCTAGTCCAGAGCCACCCCCACGGAGACCCTCGTTCACTCGTTCAGGGCCGGTCCGTTACCAGGACAGTGATCTGTCTCCAGAGTGCAACGACAAGCCTTCAGGGAAGAGAAAGTTCAAAAGCAAGCACTTATCTGACAATGATGAGCAGAAGGTAAGTCACTTGCTGATGCTGCTGTGGGCTCACAGTATATCTTAACCCATACAAGGTTCATAGGAATGAAGTACATAGTGCCATGAATATATTAGCTCACAGTGCCCCCCTGTGGCTAGATAAATGAGATGTTTGTCACATTTATGAGGGCAGCCGGTTTTATACTGTTCAGGTCCATGATAAGTGGAAGCCATTGCTCTTACTTGGCAATGTATTACAAGTGATTCCAATTCACACAGAGCTCTTAACAACAAATCTTTAAATTAGGTCAAAACCAAACGCAGCTGCTTAGGGAAGCGTGGCGCCTCACTTCCCCTAGATGATGATGGGGCCGATGTCAAAAGAACAGACGGCCCTCCACCAGCTCCGAAAAGTGTGCCATCAACTCCAACCAATAAAAAAGCCTCATCAGGAAAAGGCATCAGTTCAGAGTCTCCACCCAAAAGACCCATTCCTCCAGAGGTCCGTCGGCtgattgtgaataaaaatgccGGGGAGACCCTGTTGCAACGTGCTGCACGTCTGGGCTATCAGGTAGAGTCTGcctgtctttttaaatgaatttgaatACTGCCCTTTAATAATGTTAATTGACACAGATTCTCTGCCCTTACTCTTAAAGGATGTAGTTCAGTATTGTCTGGAGAAGGACATCAGGGAGGTCAATCGGCGTGATAATGCCGGTTACACGGCCCTCCACGAGGCGTCCTCTCGAGGCTGGACGCAGATTGTCCAGATGTTACTGAAATACGGAGCTGATGTCAACTGCAGCGCTCAGGATGGAACACGGTGAGAATTTTTCGATACACGGCTTAGAGCCTTGCTTCTAATTAGCTAAATTTCTGTGTCctgattttcttgtgatttaaaaaaaagggtgatAACCAAATGTCAAAATACCCTGATCATGGTCTACTGGCTTGACCGTAAGCAATAAGAGTATGTCCAAAGCATGGTATGGATAAAAGATGTTAACCACTGCAATAGAAAGAGATCAATACAATACATATATCAAACTAGCACAATAAACACATCGCAAAGGACTGTCTGAAATACATCATGCTCAACTTGTTAAGATTTGACCaatcacactgagctcagaaaATATGAAGTTTGCATTCCCACCACTTGTCCAATCAGAAGAGACCCCAGCAAGCTGTTAGCTGTCCTCAGATTAATTTGGTGGCGATATcatgagagagaacagagaagaaaatgtgGTTTACTATCGGGTATTGAAATATGGTCGAGCACATTGCAGACTTCCGTATATGATGTAGGCCTCATGTATCATTTATTGTTACagtgtgcatttttttaaaaacttcaaccTTCACCTCAACATGTGTTAGTAGCAGTTATGAACATCCTACTGACTGATTGTATTTGATGTCTTAGAAgatcattttgtgtttgcatgtcctGCTCATAGTTTTTTTAATGGTATTCTTTGGTTGAGCCTGTTTAGGAATCAGATGCATAAATCTGAATTAGACAAGGGAGAGTATTAAAGTCTTatctcattttaaaaccatttttctgtatttcattccacatgtttgatatttgataaAAAGAAAGTTATCAAACAGACTCTGAAGTTGTACAATCATTTAAAggcatttgtgttttatttgtactttcTTTAGGCCCCTTCATGATGCCGTGGCGAGCGATAACCTTCCAATAGTCTGGTTGCTTCTGAACCACGGTGCAGATCCAACTCTGGCCACATACTCTGGACACACCCCGGTCAAACTGGCCCACAGCCCAAGCATGAAGACCTTCCTCACAGGTAAGCACAACCTTGTTTTTAGACGTAGGGAAGAAATAGCAGTGGGTGCTGTGTGGAGGTTTGGTGGGCGGTGAGAGCTTGCATGGAGGGAGGTTGGCTCTGGGACGCCTGAGCTCACTGTCCAGCCTCCCTTAGGTGTTGTGGGACTATCATTATGAAACACTGGTGAAGAGAGATTCCCCCTGTGATGTCCTAGCTCTTACTGCCCATCGGTCTACAGGGTTGAGTTGTGGTGACCAGTAGGGGCCATGTGGTTGGTAGTATTGGCGTTGTCACTACCTGTCTAGTTTGCATAAACTGAGCCTATTGTTAACGCTGGAAATGCTGTTTGGGTTGCAGTGGCAACTAAGAGCTGTGTTGTATTTTAAGCAACTTATCAGTAGGGCATAGGGGCTTAATTGGAATGAGGGGCTTCTTTCACTGAGCACTTATCCTTAGGGAacaagtatcttgtgtttatttcaaatcaagTTCAGCACGTTTTTAGGAGTGCCGTTTAACTCCAGGCTGAAGTTGATTCTCCCATCTCAACATCTACCGTACTTGAAACTCAATAAACAACACTGTGAAGAAGCCACCATGAAGTTAAGGTAaatgctaaaaaacaaaaataatagaTAAATGCTTGTCTTTAACTAATGCCACCGATTAAAACAACATGTCCGCATACTGATGAGACCTTTCTTCCACTATGTTAGATTTGGCACACTGATTTATAAAAATGACATTATATGGATtcagtagtaaaaaaaaaacatccctatGACTCAGACTGTTTTGTTGTCTGAAAGCTGAATGGTGTTCAAAACTGAAGATGTTGTCTGAAACATTTGGAGCATCAGTAAAGTGCAGCGTGGAGTTTAAGCTGCGCGTTTGGTTTATTTTCAATTTCTGTTCAGTTTTAGAATAGATATAGATTTAATGAATTACAAGAGCAGCACAGTGAAACATGAAGCTCACCTTGATGCCTTTTTGGATCTTCTGTTACCATTTCCCCCTTGCCGTGACCACCCTTTAAAGAAAGATCATCTGAATCTCTataagtaaaaagtaacagaagAGCGAGAAAGCACATGAGTCATGACAACGCCAGCGTGCTCttgttactaaaaaaaaaaatctgagagtCTTGTGAGGACACGGCTATGGTGTCCAAACAACCATGGCAGTTCAAATGAAGCTTTCATTGAATGAAAACAGGCACTTTGTGTTGAAACACGGGACTACAAAAGGAATAAATAGCTGATATTTCAATCTCTCTGAGTCACACATATGGTGTGAGGCACAGCTGTAGTGGTTGCTCATGTCCTCTTCGCCCCTGCAGGACAGCTAAGTTAAACTGCTATGTTGATCTTAGAGACATTACTGTTGTCTTTTACAGACGAGTTAAAAACCAAGCAGCAAAAAAATGCAATCCCAAAATATGACAACAAAAGGAATTTATTGATCAGGTGACTTTGATCAGATTTTTGCTCGACTTCAATGTTACGGCAATTATCTAAAGTGAGAGTTTACGTCTGAAGAAATGCATCCTGGGATATGTAGGCACATGCCAGCCTATTTAACTATTTAATTGAACAGACACGATCTATGTTAActaactttttgtgtttttaacatcaAATAAAGGTAGGCTGTAAACATTACCTGCTTTTCTCTGCTGGAATCCTTGGTTACACTCTTTAATGCGTGGGAAATGGACACTGGACAGTCCGAATTAATAACTCTGGGCTATGTTGTCTGTGGCACTCATAGTTATGTGTGAGATTTATTATGAATGCAAGTCTCTGTTGCACAAgagcgtgtgagtgtgtgagcgtgtgtttctgtgtatatCAGACGTGGAGACCACGGAGCGAGCACGCATGGAGGAGTACTTGGAAACAAGCTTTTCGTCTCTGAGTCCTCTGTCACATTAAAAACTCAGTTTAGTTGTATCAGCAAATGCACTGATATCAAACTGTGGAATAGGTGCGCTGGtgtgcatcctgtgtgtgtggaataaATTCAGTGGGCATGCGTTGTGAACTTGTATGCCCGTCTTTCTAATGCGTCCTCTTGACATCAGGAACATACTTCATCAGACTCTAGACTTTAGACCAGGTTTTAGGTGGTCTAAATTTCAGGTGTTTTCTGCGTCCTTAAGAAAGGCGCGCCAGATTTTTGCCTCACCACACCCCTTTTTAAAACGAACACACCCTAGGGTGCTAACGGGAGTgcaagttcatttttaatttgaacaaagTGAGCACTGGACGTTAAAATGACAGCTGCATCAGGAGAAAAATAGGAAAGACCCCTGCGCCTGGCACACAGGCATGGCCCACTGTGTCTTtagtttgttatttattttcacatcactgatgatgatgTCGACCAGTTGTGAGGATCGGTTCTGCAGCACAAACCAACACCTGGTTTTGTAGAGTGAGGAAACATGAGCTAGCACTTCACTGCTGCTGTATCTTTTCCATTATCAACTGGGCTGCAGTGTCAGTGTTTACTTGAGTGTGTTAGTGTAACACATTGAATCTCAGGTAAACAGAGAGATGACGGCTCAGTAGCTAATACAGAAACAATGCCCAGTTTTCTTTTGGAATTGGAAGTCCACAGACGGCTGCAACAGGACTGACTTGAACTCtagtgttattatttttttatattttgttctaTTAATGGGATACACATTACAAGCAGCCTGTCTTCATATTCTCATATATTTAAACATAATCAAGCAGTAAGGACTTGTTGACGTGAGACAACGTGTAAAACATGatgctttattttttcacagaATATTTCACAGACTTGGAAGGCCGCAAGGACCAGGATCCCAGTGTACCCTGGGATTTCTACAGCAGCTCCCTGTTTGGTAAGACTCCTTGGGACAGTATTTGAATATCGGTGTTTCTGTCTGCCAATCCATCAGGCCACCGATCAATCACACGTGTTATTTCAGTTTGTAAACAGTTGTTGGTAGGAAACTCATTCCTGCGCTGGCTGTGAGGAAGTCGAGTAGAGGCCTGTTTGACAAACGACCAGGTAGCCGCAGGGAAATCAGTTTGTTGGCCGGGCTCAGGCTCTGCTGTTGGGACATAAATGGATGTTAGTCTTGTGTACCAGCAGCAGTGTTGTGTTGTAAACAGCCACAGGGAGCTAGTTGTCCAGCAGAGGAAGAACAGGATTAAGAGTTCAGTGGAAGAACTGAGGGAGACTAAACAGGAAGTTGAATGCAGCTTTCTGGATAAACTGGTGAGCTTCAAAACTACCTTTGCTTTGTCCTCCCGTCAaggaaaaaatatttgtgttaatGTTCTCTTCCTACGGCTACAAAGCTTATCTTGAAGAGTAAATCTAAAAATCATTCTGATCTAAATGTTGAAGAAAAGAGGTTCAATAAAAATACACTTAGTTGTGTTTGTAATAGTTTGAGTCATCAGTTTGTCTTCCATCTATCTGCTCGTATTTTAGAAACTACTCATCGTTGATTTGTGCAGTTTGTGTCCTCACAGATAAAAGATCTTTTTAAACCGGTTAAAGACTTTTATACATAGTTTTTTGTACAATCACATTCAGAGTTTTACAGTTTCTGTATTTCCTTAATCTTTCTTACAGCTTCAtctttatggttttttttttaatgaaattgaaattaaacaaaaatgtaatctaGTTTAGAGTTTAATGATCagaattaaaaaggaaatacatcGAAACACCTCACCACCTAGTGTTCACACATTTCTAATCATCGTTTTTTAGAGATTCCACTTTGTCCTGATGAcagtttgttgtaaaaaaaatatatatattattaaagATACTTctgttaaatatgtttgatttaagGAAAGAATCAAATTATTTACTAATCACTGGAGATATGTAGAATAATTTTTCTGTTAAAATCCTTCAATATTCCGTCTTTGAGTCATTATTATCTCCATTTGTCTGGACGTCGGCTGTTGTTTAGTTCTAGTTGACACTCATTATTAGTATTACTTTAACTGCTCACAGCTTCAGCAGCATTCAGTCTCACGCAGAAAGAAAtattgatttctgttttaatgatctgtccactagagggcgcccACACCCTCTGTATTGAATGACAGTCTCTTTTTCTGACCTCGGTgaactctcctccacagagacGGACCAGGAGCCATGCTGGGACTTCTTGCTGTCGGAGCAGAATCAGGATCTAGAGGAGGAACCGACGGGGAAGACTGAGCCGGACTCTGACAAAGACTTCCTTCTGTTTGAGTTCTCCTCTGAGCCTCTCTTAGCCTGCTATCATGTTCAGGTGTCATTAACACAGGGGTGAGTACACACATACTTACATAGCTGGCAAAAGACAATTGAAGGTGAGGCACCAATTAAGCCCAGTCGACAGAGAAGGTGTCCCTCAAACAGAGGTTATTGTCCTGAACATATCATTCATGTTTGAGTCCAGACCACGACCTTTTGATGCTTGTCTACCACACTCTCTCTTCCCCACATTTACCCTTAACTTCAGCTGTCCTACCAGTAAATGCAAATAtgcacaaataaataattaaagagaAATAATGGAAGGTGATTACTAACCAAacagattttattgttttaaactttaCTAGAAAGGTGTAGACTTGTTTACTATGGGAAAAtaggaaacagaaaatatgaactATTGGGAtgattatgtgtttgtttgagagtacttttatttaaaatatggaaaaaataatttaactcTAGTCTGCAGCTTATATCATGTTGTTCCTCTCCTGCAGTTTCTGCAACTGGTTCCTCCTGACTGACGTCCTGAAGCGTCTGAAGATGTCGGAGCGGATCTTTCGGGCGAGATACCCGCACCTCGAGGTGGTTCACCTGACGCGCTCCGAGCTTTGGAAGCAGGTGTCAGTTAGCCAGCTGAGCTCCGATTTTTCACCATCCCACAGAAGCAAGAAAAAGGCAGAGACAGATGAGGAAGAGGCCGAAGACGGACTTGTGGATCTGGTGCGATGTGTACCAGAGCTCCAGAGACTACTGGGCTCCTCCATCCacatcctgcaggaggaggaggaggaggaggaggagacactgacaaacacaggGAAGCCTCGCAGCCGATAGCCTCCCTTTTAAATGTCATCCTTTTGCCCGAGTCCTTCCCTGCAAGCAGCAGCTGAAAGGAAACCTCTCCGTCCGTCATAACACGAGTTTGAACTCCAGCAATGACTCAACACTCCACCTTTAACGTTTGACCTCAGACAGAAGGTGATTAAGTCATCACAAGGACCTGCACACAGGAGTTGTCGGTGCTGCAAAGCAGCTTTCAGGTTCCTATCTATAGGTATATttgattacaggagaactattgagaaaacctttttttatcaATTATGTCTGTACATGTTAGTGTAAATGTTTATCTTGCCATCAGGGTTAACACATTTGGTTCTATAAATGTATTCTTGTGGCAAAGGATGGATTATGTTTAagagtttttgtgtttgtttctgaggaaaataggttttttttgttttttttttcaatgggaGATAATCCGAGTCTTTTATCTCGGGAAACTCTTGCGTGAAGCTCAGACGCTTATGTCAGGGAGGCCACCGGCCCGGATGGTTTCTATGTCAACCTGGGAGACGTGGggacctgcagagaggagaccaTGGCACATTACGTTCACACATAATCACCCGGCCCTGCTCAGAGGCTCATTTACATGTTCTCATCACTCACTAAACAGATCATTACCGGACAGACCTGATAGCctctgtttattcattttcctcCTCAGCTCACAGAGTAGAAGCAGGCAGGATCACGAAGTCAAAAGGATGAAATCATGTCGTTTTGGACCTTGACATTGAGAGTTTGTTTACAGACCTGGACAGATTGTAGAGTTCCCCATTTCCCAGGATGCACTCCTCCTGAACTGATAAAGAATCCTGTGGATCTCTCTCAGAGGAAAAGTAGTTACCATCCTGTGTGGCCCTCTAAACTGCAGCCACAGCGGTCCCCTCTTCTTTACGTCCTGATACAGTGTTTCCAGATCCCAGAGTGCTTTGTGTTGCAGTGTTTGATTGACACTGTTTGTTGTGCTTAATTTATAGTCATTAATATATTTGACCTCTTGTTTATCTGACAAGCTTATctatgaaaagaaaatgctttGTATGGTTGGtgcttcattttgaaaatgtacttATTATTAGGATCCCTTTATTCAGAGATTTTCCTCCCTCATTCAAAAACAGTATTTCAAAACAGCTAAAGTACAGTTTTATTGTACTGGTGCTACGACCGATTTTTGTGTTGACAATCAATGATGTTTTGGTTTGAGTCACAAACTAATAAAAGATATTTAAGATGAAGAGACTTAAGGTGTAAAGAGAAGTATAGTTTGGTTTAAGACAACGGGATACATCAAGACTGAGAGACTGAGCAGTGTGTGAGGTCGAGAAGATACAGTTTTATTTGGTTCTTTTATAAGAAATCAACAAGAATAAAGCATGATTGTGAATCATAGTTATTTCCTCCCTCGTGTGTCAGAAGAGTCATTATAAGAGCTTCATGAATGTTCAGGGAgcctttttctctgcttttattcaCCTTTGGTCTAAGGAATGTAACGTTACATCTGTAAAGATACAGATTATTTGTTAAAATCAAAGTTAGATTTATCCCCCAGTTCATTAGCAaatcaaaacagcagaaatagatattatgtctttttttaaacaagtgtgTTTATTGAGATTTTCAATATTACACTTTCAATATAACAAAAACTACACAGATATCCAGACCAACCAACAATTAAGGTGCacttaaaaacattcatgataAGGTA encodes:
- the bcorl1 gene encoding BCL-6 corepressor-like protein 1 isoform X2; its protein translation is MQVDPTLMNVGDGGTVSREISAPNKASASMVGNPPQTLPLEFRGDVTLSQQNKSTPTTDCKTAKTSLDTSNYNHSPELSPPQQPINGPTSCAALTSPEKREEKRAEAPKIKTDVAVVIPAPQWSSGLKVNREDSLNPCQSNMTTSKKSLLQTPSVQSVPPGFQCSAMFKPVQPVAFLPATNFPSPLCKITLPPALGQIAALREATASQFQKEIQPQSSGVGGTPLIRTYPYPFSVGRTPAAEIKAGTSTSKLKPNHSSSKNAKSVVEHKSLASVVASPAIALPLQHPSLTSAAPTCYTLSPTAAICCGSALASITSQSRLLNHVEKGNSVDKTSMGSLKTSPSSSEDSALCSAESRDVPLDLSAKSKRPKCLNDSPVPTAEPHSNESNQRDFLNSKKAHSATYSPTVQYPNLPYTHRNGSHQKQIKKAQNHQGPDPKPTWGKGPSQDIKNIPGTYVGVASPILASTLRGKDGKGTFVDEFQSFAKQEFISIIDQGEHLASGGKKPSCLMKGNQHAHTVKPVKNTSTAITKNSPSKGALTTALSASANAQIQISGTTAVPYSNTSAWQQPSHLPHQASSAQRKISQGSPKTKGTTLTEGSKFQSAHHSPSKPEDEKWEKLKSPLSNLASIVKQQAFETAALTGETNPQTSPVGSRKADVLNLGSQDAQCKHTSSFDYPSHWSIDKWAGVPSKPDLTQALKRHETESLENNTKLNTTEREHKGLKAKQGSSKPAGRSHLFGNNASTNGNRMESKLAQVLEGEISKTESGASDITPSDKLEGMVASILSGQGDGGGDKFEKKTNGTKGESPTKAKAASIKQKKSSPKKPAKEKSLTGSSKKTAGKKKQDTENTPTKASPQKKKKQCAPVLEQNLLAGKHSPPSKEPTQRDKISPNKVVKPTPKKAVADCRSSPQSVETQASLNSSAVSSKEADATENSFPRLRRGRRRADEARLDLWGFATPSPPPPPMPPPPASLSPPQSPIQPARRPRGRPRSNPLPERASHGKGKSGSTEGETPANKKRRRCRSKKYQTGDYITERDKLEDGKHHEESDPMREDSGTPADPQEQECLSPAASSPEPPPRRPSFTRSGPVRYQDSDLSPECNDKPSGKRKFKSKHLSDNDEQKVKTKRSCLGKRGASLPLDDDGADVKRTDGPPPAPKSVPSTPTNKKASSGKGISSESPPKRPIPPEVRRLIVNKNAGETLLQRAARLGYQDVVQYCLEKDIREVNRRDNAGYTALHEASSRGWTQIVQMLLKYGADVNCSAQDGTRPLHDAVASDNLPIVWLLLNHGADPTLATYSGHTPVKLAHSPSMKTFLTEYFTDLEGRKDQDPSVPWDFYSSSLFETDQEPCWDFLLSEQNQDLEEEPTGKTEPDSDKDFLLFEFSSEPLLACYHVQVSLTQGFCNWFLLTDVLKRLKMSERIFRARYPHLEVVHLTRSELWKQVSVSQLSSDFSPSHRSKKKAETDEEEAEDGLVDLVRCVPELQRLLGSSIHILQEEEEEEEETLTNTGKPRSR